One part of the Gossypium raimondii isolate GPD5lz chromosome 1, ASM2569854v1, whole genome shotgun sequence genome encodes these proteins:
- the LOC105787033 gene encoding B3 domain-containing protein At1g05920-like — MGGKGVVLVIQKTIFYSDINLTANHFSIPFSQVKTHDFLNEAEAKELTGKNPMQEWLLDPSMKGTSITFNKWVMGSSSLYVLTNTWNPVVKNNQLKKGDMVQLWSFQVNSLLCFALVKL; from the coding sequence ATGGGTGGTAAGGGTGTGGTTCTGGTCATACAAAAGACCATCTTTTACTCCGACATCAACCTTACCGCCAATCATTTCTCCATACCTTTCTCCCAAGTCAAAACCCATGACTTCCTTAACGAGGCAGAGGCCAAAGAGTTGACTGGCAAAAACCCCATGCAGGAGTGGTTGTTAGACCCATCCATGAAGGGAACAAGCATTACCTTTAACAAGTGGGTTATGGGGTCAAGTTCGCTCTATGTCCTAACCAACACATGGAACCCTGTGGTGAAGAACAACCAACTCAAGAAAGGCGACATGGTGCAGCTCTGGTCTTTCCAAGTGAATTCCCTCCTGTGCTTCGCACTCGTAAAGCTCTAG
- the LOC105785858 gene encoding 60S ribosomal protein L17-2, whose protein sequence is MVKYSKESDNPTKSCKARGSDLRVHFKNTRETAFAIRKLPLGKAKRYLEDVMAHKQAIPFRRFCGGVGRTAQAKNRHSNGQGRWPVKSAKFILDLLKNAESNAEVKGLDVDALYISHIQVNQAQKQRRRTYRAHGRINPYMSSPCHIELILSEKEEPVKKEPETQLAASKSKKSQVSV, encoded by the exons ATG gtgAAGTATTCGAAGGAGTCAGATAATCCCACCAAGT CCTGCAAGGCAAGGGGCTCTGATCTCAGGGTTCATTTCAAg AACACAAGGGAGACTGCGTTTGCTATCAGGAAGTTGCCTTTGGGTAAGGCTAAGAGGTATTTGGAGGATGTTATGGCTCACAAACAGGCCATACCCTTCAGACGCTTCTGTGGTGGTGTTGGACGTACAGCTCAGGCAAAGAACAGGCATTCTAATGGACAAGGTCGCTGGCCTGTAAAATCTGCCAAATTCATTCTAGATTTGCTGAAGAATGCTGAGAGCAATGCTGAG GTTAAGGGTTTGGATGTGGATGCACTCTATATTTCTCACATCCAAGTTAACCAGGCTCAGAAACAAAGGCGTCGTACATACCGTGCCCATGGAAGAATCAATC CTTACATGTCTTCTCCTTGCCACATCGAGTTAATTTTGTCGGAGAAGGAAGAGCCCGTCAAGAAAGAG CCTGAGACTCAGTTGGCAGCTAGCAAGTCGAAGAAGTCCCAAGTATCTGTGTAG
- the LOC105785859 gene encoding signal peptidase complex subunit 1, producing MDWQGQKLAEQIMQVMLLVFAVVSFGAGYVLGSFQMMMLVYAGGVTLTALITIPNWPFFNRHPLKWLDPSEAEKHPKPQVAVSSKKKSSKK from the coding sequence ATGGATTGGCAAGGGCAAAAGCTAGCAGAGCAGATAATGCAGGTGATGCTATTGGTATTTGCAGTGGTTTCATTTGGTGCTGGTTATGTGTTGGGATCATTTCAGATGATGATGCTCGTATATGCCGGAGGCGTGACCCTCACCGCATTGATTACTATTCCAAATTGGCCTTTCTTCAACCGCCACCCACTCAAGTGGTTGGATCCAAGCGAGGCCGAGAAGCATCCCAAGCCACAGGTAGCTGTGAGTTCAAAGAAGAAATCCTCCAAGAAGTAG
- the LOC105787034 gene encoding small ribosomal subunit biogenesis GTPase RsgA 1, mitochondrial-like — protein sequence METEAVMLVVDTSGVAKSSLINVLRSNHPSSDALEKDNWFENRRVGKVSTRGRGKHTTRHVSLLSLSGASYLADTARFNRPNLLKVTRQSLAQAFPNVVDLSAIILYTICCISLSVYSASISNMHLAPAKRQRPMKCSFNNCLHIGEPGCIVKGNWERNSYHFQFLGDQNQRGISIEDIWDQKRVMYTVGDMGVQRAEPQLEPKKHGRQSRKKINRSIVDELNDDDNLHLEIDPIPAKQRLSGIG from the exons ATGGAAACAGAGGCTGTGATGCTGG TTGTGGATACAAGTGGGGTTGCGAAATCAAGCCTTATCAATGTTCTGAGGAGTAATCATCCTTCTTCTGATGCCCTTGAAAAAGATAACTGGTTTGAAAATCGGAGGGTTGGGAAGGTTTCAACTAGGGGTAGAGGAAAGCATACCACTCGACATGTTTCTTTGCTTTCACTATCAGGAGCGAGTTATCTTGCTGATACAGCTAGGTTTAACCGACCTAATTTGTTGAAAGTGACAAGGCAATCTCTTGCACAAGCTTTTCCTAATGTTGTCGACTTGTCGGCTATAATATTATACACAATTTGTTGCATTTCACTCTCTGTGTACTCTGCATCAATTTCTAATATGCATTTGGCTCCA GCTAAAAGACAGCGACCTATGAAATGCTCATTCAACAATTGCCTACATATCGGTGAACCAGGGTGCATTGTGAAAGGGAATTGGGAAAGAAATTCTTACCATTTCCAATTTCTGGGAGATCAGAATCAGAGAGGAATTTCAATTGAGGACATTTGGGACCAAAAGAGAGTGAT GTACACGGTGGGAGATATGGGCGTCCAGCGAGCTGAACCTCAACTGGAACCAAAGAAACATGGGAGGCAATCACGCAAAAAGATTAACCGGTCAATAGTAGATGAACTTAATGATGACGATAACCTACACTTAGAAATTGACCCAATT CCAGCTAAACAGAGGCTTTCCGGCATTGGATAG